One window from the genome of Rhizobium sp. Pop5 encodes:
- a CDS encoding Imm42 family immunity protein has translation MEFGDRTRFAITVELNEKHGGLWMYGRFCYWIAGESIGNYNEVTSLRDILFRMRYLHSDRGQRACPELMKLSTEKMFSVISAALRDDDDEIYNYISEEFPFARFDVSVHVDVMDNYEIYLVENRYAAKILYFNLERKELKNFLLDIGEFDKVALAAYGYLDKIYDAAERSEGEVS, from the coding sequence ATGGAGTTCGGAGATAGGACTCGCTTCGCAATAACTGTTGAACTCAATGAGAAACATGGCGGCCTATGGATGTACGGACGCTTTTGTTATTGGATCGCAGGCGAATCTATAGGAAATTATAATGAGGTAACTTCATTACGAGATATACTTTTTCGAATGCGATACCTCCATAGCGATAGGGGACAGCGCGCATGCCCAGAGCTTATGAAGCTATCAACTGAAAAGATGTTTTCGGTTATTTCAGCTGCGCTGAGAGATGACGATGATGAAATATATAATTATATATCTGAAGAATTTCCATTCGCTCGGTTTGATGTTTCTGTCCATGTCGATGTTATGGATAATTATGAGATATATCTGGTAGAGAATAGATATGCGGCAAAAATTTTGTATTTTAACCTAGAAAGAAAAGAATTAAAGAATTTTCTTTTAGATATAGGTGAGTTCGACAAAGTGGCGCTCGCTGCATATGGTTATCTTGATAAGATATATGATGCGGCGGAACGGTCGGAAGGTGAGGTAAGCTGA
- a CDS encoding IS3 family transposase (programmed frameshift), with translation MSNEFRQVDLMIGDVRRRRWTTERKLQIIEESYAAGETVSSAARRHGVAPNLLYRWRRLLSEGGAVAVDSDEPVIGNSEVKKLEDRVRELERILGRKTLENEILREALSKAHFKKTDIAADLVAEGRFPMKTVADVLGVSRSNLVERLKGKCKPRGSYLKADDAELLPAIRKLVDARPTYGYRRIAALLNRQRRAADLPVVNRKRVHRIMANHAMILEKHTAVRIGRVHDGKVMVMRSNLRWCSDGLEFTCWNGEVVRLAFIIDAFDREIISWAAVANAGISGCDIRDMMLEAVEKRFGATSAPHAIEHLSDNGSAYTARETRLFAQALNLIPCFTPVASPQSNGMSEAFVKTLKRDYIRISPIPDADTALRKIDGWIEDYNEIHPHSALKMASPREFIKALSQ, from the exons ATGTCTAACGAGTTTCGACAGGTTGACTTGATGATCGGTGACGTCCGGCGGCGACGCTGGACAACGGAACGCAAACTGCAGATCATCGAGGAAAGCTATGCCGCCGGGGAGACCGTTTCCTCCGCGGCGCGGCGGCATGGAGTTGCGCCAAATCTTCTGTATCGCTGGCGTAGGCTCCTGAGCGAGGGAGGTGCGGTGGCCGTGGATTCTGACGAGCCAGTGATCGGCAATTCCGAGGTGAAGAAGCTGGAAGATCGAGTGCGCGAGCTTGAGCGCATCCTCGGGCGCAAGACGTTGGAGAACGAGATTCTCCGCGAAGCTCTTTCTAAAGCCCACT TCAAAAAAACCGATATCGCGGCCGATCTTGTTGCCGAAGGACGGTTCCCGATGAAGACCGTGGCTGACGTCCTGGGCGTATCGCGGTCCAATCTCGTGGAGCGCCTTAAAGGCAAGTGCAAGCCGCGTGGATCATACCTCAAAGCGGACGATGCCGAGCTGCTGCCTGCCATTCGTAAACTCGTGGATGCTCGGCCGACCTATGGCTATCGGCGGATCGCTGCCCTTCTCAACAGGCAGCGGCGAGCTGCTGATCTGCCCGTCGTCAATCGCAAGCGAGTTCATCGCATCATGGCCAATCACGCTATGATCCTTGAGAAACACACGGCGGTGCGAATAGGCCGTGTCCACGACGGCAAGGTCATGGTGATGCGGTCTAACCTGCGCTGGTGCTCGGATGGCCTTGAGTTCACTTGCTGGAATGGCGAGGTGGTCCGTCTCGCGTTCATCATCGATGCGTTTGACCGGGAAATTATCTCATGGGCAGCCGTCGCCAATGCCGGGATATCCGGCTGCGACATTCGAGACATGATGTTGGAGGCCGTCGAAAAGCGCTTCGGCGCAACCAGCGCCCCGCATGCAATAGAACATCTATCTGATAACGGCAGTGCATACACCGCGCGGGAGACCAGGCTGTTTGCCCAAGCCCTCAACCTGATCCCATGCTTCACGCCCGTTGCCAGCCCACAATCGAACGGCATGTCTGAAGCCTTCGTCAAAACCTTGAAGCGGGACTATATACGCATCTCACCCATTCCGGACGCCGATACAGCTCTCCGGAAGATCGACGGATGGATCGAAGACTATAATGAAATCCATCCACACTCAGCGCTGAAAATGGCCTCCCCAAGGGAGTTCATCAAAGCATTGTCTCAATAG
- a CDS encoding hemagglutinin repeat-containing protein, which yields MTLSVSTGLVSAGQSIAGAAQKIAGISDGYTAANAAFASLKAYDALQQLSSIAKDGGSIASVSLTAGFNYEKSSASASTSTPVVTSVEAGRSVTIEATSGDLTGHGAQITAGYDYGVAAVVGDDKIGDITLKAGHDIKLESAQATSETGSDSKSANASFGVSAGIGLQGVGVGVTGGAGAGVSKSDASSVAQVNSHVAGSGDITISSGNDTTLKGAVVSGDTITADVGGDLSIISTPDTGTSANSSASAGFSLSGAVGGNFCL from the coding sequence GTGACGCTGTCGGTTTCGACAGGGCTGGTCAGTGCAGGCCAGAGCATTGCCGGTGCTGCGCAGAAAATCGCCGGTATCTCGGACGGCTACACGGCAGCCAACGCTGCCTTCGCCTCGCTGAAAGCCTATGATGCCCTCCAGCAACTCTCCAGCATCGCCAAGGACGGCGGCAGCATCGCTTCTGTCTCGTTGACGGCAGGCTTCAACTACGAAAAGAGCAGTGCCTCTGCGTCCACCTCTACGCCGGTCGTCACCAGCGTGGAGGCTGGACGATCGGTCACCATCGAAGCGACTTCCGGTGATCTAACAGGGCACGGCGCGCAGATAACGGCGGGGTATGATTACGGCGTTGCTGCTGTAGTCGGCGACGACAAGATCGGCGACATCACGCTGAAAGCCGGTCATGATATCAAGCTTGAAAGCGCCCAGGCGACCAGCGAGACGGGCAGCGACAGCAAGTCGGCGAACGCCAGCTTCGGCGTCAGCGCGGGCATCGGCCTGCAAGGCGTAGGCGTAGGTGTCACCGGTGGCGCCGGCGCGGGAGTGTCGAAATCCGATGCGAGTTCGGTCGCACAAGTCAACAGCCATGTTGCCGGCAGCGGCGACATCACGATCAGTTCCGGCAACGATACGACCCTCAAGGGCGCTGTGGTTTCCGGCGACACGATCACGGCCGATGTCGGAGGTGATCTCAGTATTATCTCTACGCCGGATACCGGCACCAGCGCCAACAGCTCTGCTTCCGCCGGGTTCTCCTTGAGCGGTGCGGTAGGTGGTAATTTCTGCCTTTGA
- a CDS encoding MFS transporter, with the protein MRECLSRGPIIVTSLRLRGEILVGLMIACVATCYGFGLSFFPQIIPDMRRDLGFDYGFVGFVTGMVQLSTVAFALLGTWLVHRIGAAWTVVASVSLCGLCLVSIPATGNIYVTACLLMIAGGTGASTFVPMIDLATRVVNAGQRGFAMSLISSAPAYGVLINSALASAFAGSGHWRIAWYVTAGLTITLAIAVAILFGRAGLFQETTGQTTTAVGDGSPSLRAIMPWGGLIFVLGFINGMMPYPYLTYLSPFLREELGYSVGFASWLWATVGAVGIGAGFIVGTISSRLGSRHAMLACYSSFLIAGALFVIDPSMELALASAIFFSLGFYPIYGLLPVYVSHRAQPRLAVTVLGICTVLQGIGGTTGNFFGGVIKTSTQSFEGIYLAVAVMALISALIAIALPKDRQLRP; encoded by the coding sequence ATGCGCGAATGTTTGTCGAGGGGACCGATCATCGTGACCAGCCTACGCCTCAGAGGTGAGATTCTTGTCGGCCTCATGATCGCCTGCGTTGCCACGTGCTATGGTTTTGGTCTCAGCTTCTTTCCCCAGATCATCCCCGACATGCGGCGTGACCTTGGCTTCGACTATGGATTCGTGGGCTTCGTCACCGGCATGGTCCAACTTTCGACGGTCGCTTTCGCCTTGCTCGGCACCTGGCTCGTCCATCGGATCGGCGCCGCCTGGACAGTGGTGGCCTCCGTGTCGCTTTGCGGGCTTTGCCTCGTGTCCATTCCTGCCACCGGCAATATCTATGTCACCGCCTGCCTTCTCATGATCGCCGGCGGGACCGGCGCGTCGACCTTCGTTCCGATGATTGATCTTGCCACGCGCGTCGTGAACGCTGGACAGCGCGGTTTTGCCATGAGTCTGATCTCCAGTGCTCCGGCTTATGGAGTTCTGATCAACAGCGCGCTTGCGTCGGCGTTCGCCGGCAGCGGTCACTGGCGGATAGCCTGGTACGTCACGGCCGGACTCACCATCACGCTGGCTATCGCCGTTGCCATCCTCTTTGGTCGAGCGGGCCTCTTTCAGGAGACAACAGGACAAACAACAACCGCAGTTGGGGATGGGTCGCCAAGCCTGCGTGCGATCATGCCGTGGGGCGGGCTGATTTTCGTGCTCGGCTTTATCAATGGCATGATGCCGTATCCCTATCTCACCTATCTCTCTCCGTTCTTGCGGGAGGAGCTGGGCTATTCGGTCGGTTTCGCCTCCTGGCTCTGGGCAACCGTCGGAGCAGTGGGGATCGGCGCGGGTTTCATCGTGGGGACGATCTCGTCACGCCTCGGATCACGCCATGCCATGCTTGCCTGCTATTCGAGCTTCCTCATTGCCGGCGCTCTTTTCGTCATCGACCCCTCGATGGAACTAGCTCTGGCGTCGGCGATCTTCTTTTCGCTTGGCTTCTATCCTATTTATGGCCTGCTGCCGGTCTACGTCTCCCACCGCGCCCAGCCACGCCTTGCAGTGACTGTCCTGGGAATTTGCACCGTGCTCCAGGGAATCGGCGGCACCACCGGCAACTTCTTTGGCGGGGTGATCAAGACATCGACCCAAAGCTTTGAGGGCATCTATCTCGCCGTGGCGGTCATGGCTTTGATCTCAGCGCTCATAGCGATAGCGTTGCCGAAGGACCGACAACTTCGGCCATAG
- a CDS encoding Ku protein yields the protein MAGPRANWKGYIKFGEVSCPVALYTAASSSERIAFNTLNRKTGNRVRREFIDSETGDPVEREDQVKGYEVENGQYVVLEPEEVAAAVPDSDKTLKIDAFIPCSQIDTTYFDKPYYLAPDKMGTDAFRLLRDGMKQEKVAGIARTVLFRRLRTVLIRPHGKGLIASTLSFDYEVRSSDKAFEEMPDLKIEGEMLKLAEHIIGTKKGSFDASTFDDRYEAAVAELVKAKIEGRTLPKKKAPVASKPSDLLQALRESAGLGAKEMKPKRTAANANRTAGRPKAAKAAAKSKQAVAPTRRAG from the coding sequence ATGGCGGGTCCAAGAGCCAATTGGAAGGGCTACATCAAGTTCGGGGAGGTCTCCTGCCCCGTGGCGCTTTATACAGCGGCCTCCTCGTCGGAGCGCATCGCCTTCAATACCCTCAATCGAAAAACCGGCAATCGGGTCAGGCGGGAGTTCATCGACAGCGAAACCGGTGATCCGGTCGAGCGCGAGGACCAGGTCAAGGGCTATGAAGTCGAGAACGGTCAGTATGTGGTGCTCGAGCCCGAGGAGGTCGCAGCCGCCGTGCCGGACAGCGACAAGACGCTGAAGATCGACGCCTTCATTCCGTGCTCGCAGATCGACACCACTTATTTCGACAAGCCTTATTATCTGGCGCCCGACAAGATGGGCACGGATGCCTTCCGTCTGCTGCGTGACGGCATGAAACAGGAGAAGGTCGCCGGCATAGCACGGACGGTGCTTTTCCGCCGATTGCGCACGGTGCTCATTCGGCCGCATGGCAAAGGCCTGATCGCCTCGACGCTGAGCTTCGATTATGAGGTCCGCTCGTCGGACAAGGCGTTCGAAGAGATGCCGGACCTGAAGATCGAAGGCGAAATGCTCAAGCTCGCCGAACACATCATCGGCACCAAGAAGGGCAGCTTCGACGCCAGCACCTTCGATGACCGCTATGAAGCCGCCGTCGCCGAGCTCGTCAAAGCCAAGATCGAGGGCCGTACCCTGCCGAAGAAGAAGGCACCGGTGGCGTCCAAGCCGAGTGACCTGCTTCAGGCCCTGCGCGAGAGCGCCGGTCTCGGCGCGAAGGAGATGAAGCCAAAGCGCACCGCGGCGAATGCCAACCGGACCGCCGGTCGTCCAAAAGCAGCCAAGGCTGCCGCAAAATCCAAGCAGGCGGTGGCGCCCACGCGACGGGCCGGCTGA
- a CDS encoding Ku protein — MALRPYWRGYLKLSLVTCPVQMMPATSESEKVRFHTLNRQTRNRVVSHYVDSVTGKEVKEDEVKGYQRGENEYVILEDEELENVALESTKTIDISTFTPRDSIEWIWLDTPYYLSPNDPVGQEAFSVIRDAMHAQNMVGISRLVISRREHAVMLEPRGKGIVLWTLRYGDEVRDEDSYFEAIGDEKADSEMMPLVQQLIKKQTKDWSPDMVADPVQERLLDIIAEKKKSLKKPAKAKGKPAPSAPPNNVVNIMDALKKSVAAEQRAGR, encoded by the coding sequence ATGGCCCTGCGTCCCTATTGGAGAGGCTATCTCAAACTCTCGCTCGTTACCTGCCCGGTGCAGATGATGCCGGCGACCTCCGAGAGTGAGAAGGTTCGCTTTCACACGCTCAATCGCCAGACCCGGAACCGCGTCGTCAGCCATTATGTCGACTCCGTCACCGGCAAGGAGGTCAAGGAAGACGAGGTCAAAGGTTATCAGCGCGGAGAGAACGAATATGTCATTCTCGAAGACGAGGAGCTCGAGAATGTCGCGCTCGAAAGCACAAAGACGATCGACATTTCCACCTTCACGCCGCGCGACAGCATCGAATGGATCTGGCTCGACACGCCCTATTATCTCTCGCCGAACGATCCGGTCGGGCAGGAAGCCTTTTCCGTCATCCGCGACGCGATGCATGCCCAGAACATGGTTGGCATATCCCGGCTGGTGATCTCTCGCCGCGAGCATGCCGTCATGCTCGAGCCACGCGGCAAGGGTATCGTGTTGTGGACGCTACGCTACGGCGACGAGGTCCGCGATGAAGACAGCTATTTCGAGGCGATCGGCGACGAGAAGGCAGATTCCGAGATGATGCCGCTCGTACAGCAGCTGATCAAAAAGCAGACGAAGGACTGGAGCCCTGACATGGTGGCGGACCCTGTGCAGGAGCGCCTGCTCGATATCATTGCCGAGAAGAAGAAGTCCCTAAAGAAACCCGCCAAGGCAAAGGGCAAACCCGCCCCATCGGCGCCGCCGAACAACGTGGTCAATATCATGGATGCCCTGAAGAAATCGGTCGCGGCCGAACAGCGGGCCGGTAGATGA